The Longimicrobiaceae bacterium region GGCGGATCCGGTGCTCGCGCGTGAGCTGCAGCGCCCGGGTGAGGGTGTCGTCGGGACCCACGGTGACGGGGTCCCGCGTCATGCGGTGTCGTACGAGCATGGCTGGGGAAAGTCTGCGGAGCGGCGAAAGGGCGGGGCCACGCGGCCCCGCCCGGCGGCAGGCGGAGAGGGCTCCGGCGCGCTAGAGCCGCTCGTCGCGGAGGAGCTCCCCGGAGGGGGAGTAGACGCGGAGCACGTTGGGGTTGCCGTCGTAGTCGGCGTCGATGAGCTGGTAGACGCGGCTCCCCTGGCGGAAGATCTCCACCATGTCGCACCGGCCGTCGCCGTTCCGGTCGCTCCAGGTGGCGACGGGGAAGACGCCGGCGGTGAAGCGGACGAGCTTGGCCCGGTCGGACCCCGGGGTGGTCTCGCCCGCGGCCCGGATCTCACCGGCGGAAGTGGAGGAGACCTGGGCCATCTGGCCCGCCCAGCCGCCCACCGCCCCCTGCCAGGAGCCCTGCAGGTCGGCCATGCGCGGCATGTCCGGCATCCGCGAGGGCGGGCTCCACCCCTGCGCGTGCGATACGCCCGGCGCGGCCAGCGCGCACGCTCCGAGGACCACGAGAAAGCGAAGACGGTTCATGGGGACCTTCCGATGTGGGGGGTACCGGCAATCTAAACGTACACGGGGGGGAACGCCACGTTCCTGCGCGGCTCCGGGTACGGGGGTTGCACAGGGGGGCGGGACGTTCTCCGCCACGTGATGCAGGAACCCGCTCCGCACCCGGATGATGCCCGATCCAGCGATCTCGCGACCACGCTACCAGGGACTGTCGGCCGCGCGCCGCTGGGAGCACGAGCCCCTCCCCCCTCGCGCCGAGTTCTCCCTGGCCGTGGGAGACCGGATCGGGGAGCTCACCATCATCGGGCACCTGGCCTGCGGGCGGGCGACCGAGCTGTACCAGGTGTGGAGCAACAAGCACTGGTGCGCGCTCACGGGGAAGCTGACCGCCCCCGGCCACCTGGGGAACGGGACGCCGGCCTCCTTCCAGATGGAGGCGCGCGTCCTCGCCAAGCTCCAGCACCCCAACATCGTCCGCTTCTTCGGGAGCGGCGAGGCGGAGGGACGCCCCTACCTCCTGCTGGAGTACTTCGCCGGCCCCTCCCTCTTCGACGTGCTGGAGGGGCTCGCCAAGCGGCGCCTGCACGTGCCGGACGCCATCCGCGCTACCATGCACGTGGGCGCGGCGGTGCACTACCTCCACCGCTGCGGCTACCTGTACCGCGACCTGAAGCCGGCCAACATCCTCCTCCGCGAGGGGATCCCGGTGCTGGTGGACTTCGACGTGGTGCGGAAGATCCACCCGCTGCGCCGCCCGGCCGACCGGCTGGGGACCGCCCCCTACATGGCCCCCGAGCAGATCCGGAAGGAGGAGCTGTCGCCGGCCACGGACGTGTACGGCCTGGGCGCGCTGCTGTACGAGCTGCTCACCGGCCACTGGCCCACCGAGGAGCCGCGCGACGAAGACGACGAGTGGGACGAGGACGACGACGACGACCGGCCCGAGCCGCGGGGGGCGCCTCCCGTCTGCGGCGAGCGCGCGGCGAGGACGATACGGACCGGGGACCTGCTCACGCGCTACCCGCAGCTCACCCGCCCCCCCACCCCGCCGCGCCAGCACAACCCGCAGGTGACGCCGGACCTGGAGCGGATCATCCTGCGCTGCCTGGAGCAGGACCCGGGGCAGCGCTTTCAGACGATCTCCGGGATGCTCGCCGCCCTCGCCCCGCTGCTCAAGGGCCGCTACCGCCTCTGGCCCGAGGCCGCGCCCATCGAGCGTCGGGCGGACACGGAGTCGAGGTAACCCCCTCCCCACAAGGGCCCCCACCCGGCTCGCTTGAGGCTCGCCACCCTCATTCTGGGGGAGGGCTGACGGCTACGGGCAGTTCATCCCCTCTCCCAAACTTGGGAGAGGGTGGCGGCTCTCGGGCCGCCGGGTGACGGCCTACGACGGCGCCCCCACCGGGATCTCCCGACGGGGGCGCCGTCCTACTTTCGCACTTCCGCACTCCCGCACTTCCCTACCGCAGCGGGATCCAGTACGTCGCCTTCACGATCAGGTAGTTGTCGCCGTCGGCGCGGAAGGTGTCCAGGATGGCACCGGGGCCGACGAGGTCGCCGACGGGACGGTCGGAGAAACGGTCCTGCTGCCACACGGCGAAGAGGGTGCTCCCGGGGCGCCACTCCCACCGGAGCACGGCGTTGCTGCGCAGCGAGCGCACGTTGAAGTCGGCGAAGGGGAGCGTGAACGACGCCGCGCCGTCCGTCACCACGTACTCGT contains the following coding sequences:
- a CDS encoding serine/threonine-protein kinase, yielding MPDPAISRPRYQGLSAARRWEHEPLPPRAEFSLAVGDRIGELTIIGHLACGRATELYQVWSNKHWCALTGKLTAPGHLGNGTPASFQMEARVLAKLQHPNIVRFFGSGEAEGRPYLLLEYFAGPSLFDVLEGLAKRRLHVPDAIRATMHVGAAVHYLHRCGYLYRDLKPANILLREGIPVLVDFDVVRKIHPLRRPADRLGTAPYMAPEQIRKEELSPATDVYGLGALLYELLTGHWPTEEPRDEDDEWDEDDDDDRPEPRGAPPVCGERAARTIRTGDLLTRYPQLTRPPTPPRQHNPQVTPDLERIILRCLEQDPGQRFQTISGMLAALAPLLKGRYRLWPEAAPIERRADTESR